The genome window ACCAATGCTTATTTTATAGGATATTTTGTGCAGGTTGGGTGAATGACATTTTTTGTGTTTTGATGATGATTGTGTAGATTGCAAGTACTGTCTGGACAAAGATGTCCAATCCTGAGGTCTCACTTtggaaaacaaaatataaatgtccATCAGTAAATGGGTTTAAAGTAATACTGTTGTCTGGTAAGCATGTAGTACATTTCAAACATAcattacatatacagtgcataccTTAATATGCTCTTGGTATCAAAATTAGTTGTGATAGTGTTGTGATAGAGTTGGCCCCACCCCATACAGCAGTTACAGTTCTCCTGATGACCTATAGGAGGTCTGTTTGGTTTACAACAGGTCTTGATATGTACCAGGGTGAACAGGGATGGAGCATCATGAGAGTATATGGGGGAATCACTTACAGGATGAAACAAGTCTATTGTATGTCAGTCTCGTTCACTATCATTCACAGAATTACGCTCTAACTGAAGTGTAACACCTGACAGTTTagtaggggtcaggggtcaggggtgtaCCTGGGTGGATAGGGCTCTTATCTGTAGCTTAGTATAAATGAATACAACTTCTACATTAAACTCTGCAAATCAACTATCGTAATTCAAGAATGAACatgaacatgctttttagtccaggactagtcataatctgtgtctgggaaactggcccatgtGATAACATATAGGCTATATAGCATGCAGTATGTCAGTGGACTGTGTTTCTAATTGTTATGGTCGTGATCAACGATGTAAACATGAGAGAAAACACACTGACACCACATAGACATCCTGCTGAAACTACACAGTGAGTGAAAGGCCAACCAGGCCTGTCCAAAGCAGAGACAGTGTCATTTTGAGCTCACATTAGACCAAAGTGTTCAGGTTCCTGTGAACAGCTCACTGAGTGCATGATGTGATGGTGGGTTTAGCATGGTAACAGTAGGTTGTCTCTGCAGAAGCCCTCAGGACAAACATTcatacagacatactgtatgtacagaacAAGAGAAGGAAGAATTCTATTTTAGTCCATATCAGTTGTTCAAATAGATATTTATTCTTTCAAAAAGAAGGCACATTCTGTTCACATGGTTTTCAGGAGAGCAGTTCAATCaattaacacatacagtataatgaagGATGATGATGATCAATTGAATTAGAAGTCGCAGGctaatacttttcaaatgcaataCGAGCAACAAAGCAATCTCAATGAATCATCATTTACAATGCATAGCAATGATACAGTATCTCCTACTACTCCAAAACCCATCTCTAGTCTATTGACACTGGTCTTATCTTTATCTATTTCCTGGTGATgtagatgatgatgaagatgatcagACAGCAGAGGAGAARTCCAGTTCTTATGATGGAGAGAAGGACCAGGATTCTCATCTGTGGATCAACACCACAATCTGAAATAATAAAATTGCTCTTTAAATGCCATAGACTTGTAATGAACATGATAGGAGAGAGAGCTGTTTTCAAGCGCAGagcacagcaggtgtttattggaAGGAACCATGGGAGGAGGCAGGTacctgggtccaggggcaggcagaaggtcatacacggtTGGTACAAAATGGCAACAGTACagacagggaataggcaaaaactatcatacacgggaggagcgCAGGACGAGAAAAACCAGCGCTCCGAAAGAAGTTTGTCTCCAAACAAACAATACCtgacagtgatggggtgcaaggaactgaactaaatagtgtgggatgatgacatgcaggtgtgtgaacaggtgattagaattccggtgattgggatctggagagtgagctggaaagtgggctgggtTCCGGGATCTAAGTGTTTGGGAGTGTGAGTTacaagactgaccaggtgaaagctatgatctcgtattgatgtaatttgttaaatccacttcaatcagtgtagatgaaggggagcagacaggttaaagaaggattcttgaaacaattgacacatggattgtgtgaTTCAGAGTGTGAGCGGGCAAGaagcaaaatatttaagtgccgaATGGgattggtagtaggtgccaggcgcaccggtttgtgtgtcaagaactgccaacgctgcagggtttttcaccGCTCaaccagtttcctgtgtgtatcaacaatggtccaccacccaaaggacattcaagCAAACTTGAGACAACtctgggaggcattggagtcaagatgggccagcatccctgtggaagcaTTCAACCTTGTATAGTCCATGCaacgactaattgaggctgttctgagcaaaggggggaggggagtgggggtgaaatttaggaagatgttcctaatgtttggtatactcagttaTACTGAATCCCTCAACTATATTGCTACGGTCAGTAGTCGATACCGCAAATCAATAATTAaccgtaatgtgttgtatttttaATAATAGCAtatacattaggaaatgtagtCTACCTTCAACATCCAGCTTGGTCCCGTTCCCAAACAGTATCTCCCCACATGAGGCCACAGCGCAGTAGTAAGTCCCagcatcagagaggctgaggttcctcttgcggaggttgtagacacagctctgtgtaggagacccagcctcagggctcttctcacactgatcactcctgtctccatgggtgtaaatgattcctggacgggattctcctgagccatgtctgaaccaatagacactgtgttcacctgcacaggtctcagtgtgtattatacagttcagagtcacagagtctcctGGCTGGATTGACTCAGACACAGGCTGCTGAAGTATAGTCATAGTTCTGCAATCTGATCCTGACAagaaggccaaaaaaactatttaatctctCTAGAAAACCCTGTGGCAAGTGTTGTAACTCAACATTTATTCAATAAAGATCTCATCTGAGAATACATCATATTTACACTGTATATCTGTATTTTCTGATTTACaaaaagtaaataataataataactttctcTTGACCTTTTATGATGAGAATGACTCCTTTtccaaattccaaattgtttCCATAAGAGCTTCCACAGTAGTATGTGCCTGAATCAGAGAGTTCAACGGCTGCGATCATTAGATTATTTTTCCCTTGGCCACCTTCCACTGAGAAGCGAGGGTTATTCTTAAACTCCTGGTAAAATGTTGCATTCTTGTCCAACTTATAGATGGTCGAGATGAGCTGAGGAATATTTTCAAAAGTTTGCTTGTACCAAGAGAACATTACTCCCATGTCGCCTTTGTTGAAGCAGASCAAAACCACTGTGTCTCCAACGTTGGCTGACATGAGACCATTCTTCTGACTGATGGATGAGGACTCAGTCCTAACTACCCCATGAACTAGAGAACAAGAAAATATGTTAGCTGTTACATACCTCAATTACAACTTTGGATTCTCAAAGTGTCCGTAGAACAATAATGGGATACTTTGTGTCTCCAAATCaagaaatataaaatgtataagaTTGACTTACCCATCTCTACGAGAAGTGGAAATATCAGACACAGTGAGATCATCTTTAAAGTTGTCAGCTCTTCACAACTTGGGTCTTGAGTGGAAAGAGTCCACCCATGTAGACAACACTTCAACAATGGAGTTACAGATGATTGGTCGAACTGGACCGCATCATTTTTGTTGATGCCTCATTCAGGCATGACTGTGGTCTTTACGTGTAGCTTTTACAGTTCAGAGTCCCAGAATTGTTCTACAGGTAGAATCTCATAGTTTAGGTTCGTACAAATTGAGCACACATTTTTGAAGCACGATTTCCCTCAATCTTTATCactgcagctactttgttgtctAAGAGACTCAAATGTGTGACCTGTTTTGAACGTGCATGCTATGACACTGTCATCACTAGTGCTTCTATCAGTCACTTTACCTCACTAAAGACATCTATGAAGACAATATGACAAACACAGCTTATACAATACAGTAGTTTTATTGTAGTGATCTCTCATTCAGTATTTACACTCAGTAGAACAGATGGATAGAATGCCCTCCTATGATATTGTTATTGAGTAGGTCCATGGTTCTCGTGGCCTAAAATCACACTGATTGAGAATACTGTACTGATCTCTACGTCAAATTACCTAATACATAGCTCATTGTGTTTTTTCACACATTTCAGTTGACTTGGTATTGCTAAGCTGCCTCCTTAAAATAGTTAGTTTACTGTTGCTAAAATGGTCAGCTTGAAGAGTAAGTagtatagcctacagtatgaGAGAACTGAGAGTTCTGAGACATCCGGCTGAAAAccacagaaagagaaaaagagagagagagatagagagagagtgggagagcagagaaagagcgaAATAAGGATATTGCCTGCAATAGGCCAGCAGGCCCTAACAAAGCGTAGATACATCCTCATCTTGCTTGTGTTCATCACAGACCACAAAGTACCTGGAAAAGTTTGCTGTGGTTGTGATGGGGTGTTAGTGGCATGAGAAGAGAAACACTTTTCAACCAACTACAACTTCAAGAGGGcccaaataaatacattaaaattgCTTTGTCTGATTATTGTTGAACACTTTATTAATCTTATCACAAGCAATCAATGTCAAATGGCAGAGAAGCAATGCATTTAATTATTAGTAGCTACAGTTACAATAACAAAGCTAATACAGTTAATGAAGAGCTCATTCATTTTAATggacattgtttttttttctgctgTCTGATCCCAGAGTACACCTTCTCTTCCATGTTGCTTCTCTGTCTTCTAGACCTTTTTCCTTGTTACTCAGATTCAGAGTACCTGTGGAGGCTCCTCAAATGAggaagggaggaccatcctcctcagtaaatttcatgaatataaaaaaGTTAAatcattaaaaagttatacttttttgATAACACTATTCTAAATATAAATAACCACATAGATAAAAACATACTATTTTAGATGAAGGTCTAccgtagcctcaacagcactctgtagggtagcaacaTGGTGTAGTAGACAGCTAGtttcgtcctcctctgggtacattgacttaattaaaacctaggaggctcatggttctcaccctcttccatagtTTAAACagaattatgacaacttccataGGACGTCtcccaacctatcagagctcttgcagcataaactgacatgttgtccaccaatGAAAGGATCAGAGATTGATTCTGGTACGGAAGcgtaagctacagctagctagcactgcattgcataaaatgtggtgagtagttgactcaaagagagagaacaaagtttaacagttttgagcaAATATTTCTtgcaaaatgaaggagaagcaagagagagatggaaagagatgttgtccttttttcactttcacttacttatcTAGCAAATgcaactagctagtttagcccACTGAAacacctgctcaaacagagggtgctatgttagctagctggctatgacttccAACACAAACTGGAACTCTTCTCAAGTTCAACGGCTAAGCTAATTCCACTAATTCAGTCGTAAGTTCCTAAACCAGTGTAAGTGTAAACTGCTAACTGACTGccactgtaatgttactgcatgattgtagcaggtttactaacactTTGTTaaattagctatgttgactatgacgttactttagctaatatgctgacaacgatgtaggctgtgtgtaccgGTTATGATATGGTTGGCTTTGAAGttttttggtcacatacagatgATGAGTTGtgtattgaagtccacaagcaaagggatgATGTGAGAGGATGGGGAGATCAAGAAGGAATACAACTAggctgttatgaaagtgaactggTTTTgaggtgatcaggggtgtattcattacattctgttgaaaaacatttcttaaacggaagcgaATGGatcaaaaaggtgttaaacataACGAATTGCGCGACGCGGGCTAAGTAGTTATGTTTTNNNNNNNNNNNNNNNNNNNNNNNNNNNNNNNNNNNNNNNNNNNNNNNNNNNNNNNNNNNNNNNNNNNNNNNNNNNNNNNNNNNNNNNNNNNNNNNNNNNNNNNNNNNNNNNNNNNNNNNNNNNNNNNNNNNNNNNNNNNNNNNNNNNNNNNNNNNNNNNNNNNNNNNNNNNNNNNNNNNNNNNNNNNNNNNNNNNNNNNNNNNNNNNNNNNNNNNNNNNNNNNNNNNNNNNNNNNNNNNNNNNNNNNNNNNNNNNNNNNNNNNNNNNNNNNNNNNNNNNNNNNNNNNNNNNNNNNNNNNNNNNNNNNNNNNNNNNNNNNNNNNNNNNNNNNNNNNNNNNNNNNNNNNNNNNNNNNNNNNNNNNNNNNNNNNNNNNNNNNNNNNNNNNNNNNNNNNNNNNNNNNNNNNNNNNNNNNNNNNNNNNNNNNNNNNNNNNNNNNNNNNNNNNNNNNNNNNNNNNNNNNNNNNNNNNNNNNNNNNNNNNNNNNNNNNNNNNNNNNNNNNNNNNNNNNNNNNNNNNNNNNNNNNNNNNNNNNNNNNNNNNNNNNNNNNNNNNNNNNNNNNNNNNNNNNNNNNNNNNNNNNNNNNNNNNNNNNNNNNNNNNNNNNNNNNNNNNNNNNNNNNNNNNNNNNNNNNNNNNNNNNNNNNNNNNNNNNNNNNNNNNNNNNNNNNNNNNNNNNNNNNNNNNNNNNNNNNNNNNNNNNNNNNNNNNNNNNNNNNNNNNNNNNNNNNNNNNNNNNNNNNNNNNNNNNNNNNNNNNNNNNNNNNNNNNNNNNNNNNNNNNNNNNNNNNNNNNNNNNNNNNNNNNNNNNNNNNNNNNNNNNNNNNNNNNNNNNNNNNNNNNNNNNNNNNNNNNNNNNNNNNNNNNNNNNNNNNNNNNNNNNNNNNNNNNNNNNNNNNNNNNNNNNNNNNNNNNNNNNNNNNNNNNNNNNNNNNNNNNNNNNNNNNNNNNNNNNNNNNNNNNNNNNNNNNNNNNNNNNNNNNNNNNNNNNNNNNNNNNNNNNNNNNNNNNNNNNNNNNNNNNNNNNNNNNNNNNNNNNNNNNNNNNNNNNNNNNNNNNNNNNNNNNNNNNNNNNNNNNNNNNNNNNNNNNNNNNNNNNNNNNNNNNNNNNNNNNNNNNNNNNNNNNNNNNNNNNNNNNNNNNNNNNNNNNNNNNNNNNNNNNNNNNNNNNNNNNNNNNNNNNNNNNNNNNNNNNNNNNNNNNNNNNNNNNNNNNNNNNNNNNNNNNNNNNNNNNNNNNNNNNNNNNNNNNNNNNNNNNNNNNNNNNNNNNNNNNNNNNNNNNNNNNNNNNNNNNNNNNNNNNNNNNNNNNNNNNNNNNNNNNNNNNNNNNNNNNNNNNNNNNNNNNNNNNNNNNNNNNNNNNNNNNNNNNNNNNNNNNNNNNNNNNNNNNNNNNNNNNNNNNNNNNNNNNNNNNNNNNNNNNNNNNNNNNNNNNNNNNNNNNNNNNNNNNNNNNNNNNNNNNNNNNNNNNNNNNNNNNNNNNNNNNNNNNNNNNNNNNNNNNNNNNNNNNNNNNNNNNNNNNNNNNNNNNNNNNNNNNNNNNNNNNNNNNNNNNNNNNNNNNNNNNNNNNNNNNNNNNNNNNNNNNNNNNNNNNNNNNNNNNNNNNNNNNNNNNNNNNNNNNNNNNNNNNNNNNNNNNNNNNNNNNNNNNNNNNNNNNNNNNNNNNNNNNNNNNNNNNNNNNNNNNNNNNNNNNNNNNNNNNNNNNNNNNNNNNNNNNNNNNNNNNNNNNNNNNNNNNNNNNNNNNNNNNNNNNNNNNNNNNNNNNNNNNNNNNNNNNNNNNNNNNNNNNNNNNNNNNNNNNNNNNNNNNNNNNNNNNNNNNNNNNNNNNNNNNNNNNNNNNNNNNNNNNNNNNNNNNNNNNNNNNNNNNNNNNNNNNNNNNNNNNNNNNNNNNNNNNNNNNNNNNNNNNNNNNNNNNNNNNNNNNNNNNNNNNNNNNNNNNNNNNNNNNNNNNNNNNNNNNNNNNNNNNNNNNNNNNNNNNNNNNNNNNNNNNNNNNNNNNNNNNNNNNNNNNNNNNNNNNNNNNNNNNNNNNNNNNNNNNNNNNNNNNNNNNNNNNNNNNNNNNNNNNNNNNNNNNNNNNNNNNNNNNNNNNNNNNNNNNNNNNNNNNNNNNNNNNNNNNNNNNNNNNNNNNNNNNNNNNNNNNNNNNNNNNNNNNNNNNNNNNNNNNNNNNNNNNNNNNNNNNNNNNNNNNNNNNNNNNNNNNNNNNNNNNNNNNNNNNNNNNNNNNNNNNNNNNNNNNNNNNNNNNNNNNNNNNNNNNNNNNNNNNNNNNNNNNNNNNNNNNNNNNNNNNNNNNNNNNNNNNNNNNNNNNNNNNNNNNNNNNNNNNNNNNNNNNNNNNNNNNNNNNNNNNNNNNNNNNNNNNNNNNNNNNNNNNNNNNNNNNNNNNNNNNNNNNNNNNNNNNNNNNNNNNNNNNNNNNNNNNNNNNNNNNNNNNNNNNNNNNNNNNNNNNNNNNNNNNNNNNNNNNNNNNNNNNNNNNNNNNNNNNNNNNNNNNNNNNNNNNNNNNNNNNNNNNNNNNNNNNNNNNNNNNNNNNNNNNNNNNNNNNNNNNNNNNNNNNNNNNNNNNNNNNNNNNNNNNNNNNNNNNNNNNNNNNNNNNNNNNNNNNNNNNNNNNNNNNNNNNNNNNNNNNNNNNNNNNNNNNNNNNNNNNNNNNNNNNNNNNNNNNNNNNNNNNNNNNNNNNNNNNNNNNNNNNNNNNNNNNNNNNNNNNNNNNNNNNNNNNNNNNNNNNNNNNNNNNNNNNNNNNNNNNNNNNNNNNNNNNNNNNNNNNNNNNNNNNNNNNNNNNNNNNNNNNNNNNNNNNNNNNNNNNNNNNNNNNNNNNNNNNNNNNNNNNNNNNNNNNNNNNNNNNNNNNNNNNNNNNNNNNNNNNNNNNNNNNNNNNNNNNNNNNNNNNNNNNNNNNNNNNNNNNNNNNNNNNNNNNNNNNNNNNNNNNNNNNNNNNNNNNNNNNNNNNNNNNNNNNNNNNNNNNNNNNNNNNNNNNNNNNNNNNNNNNNNNNNNNNNNNNNNNNNNNNNNNNNNNNNNNNNNNNNNNNNNNNNNNNNNNNNNNNNNNNNNNNNNNNNNNNNNNNNNNNNNNNNNNNNNNNNNNNNNNNNNNNNNNNNNNNNNNNNNNNNNNNNNNNNNNNNNNNNNNNNNNNNNNNNNNNNNNNNNNNNNNNNNNNNNNNNNNNNNNNNNNNNNNNNNNNNNNNNNNNNNNNNNNNNNNNNNNNNNNNNNNNNNNNNNNNNNNNNNNNNNNNNNNNNNNNNNNNNNNNNNNNNNNNNNNNNNNNNNNNNNNNNNNNNNNNNNNNNNNNNNNNNNNNNNNNNNNNNNNNNNNNNNNNNNNNNNNNNNNNNNNNNNNNNNNNNNNNNNNNNNNNNNNNNNNNNNNNNNNNNNNNNNNNNNNNNNNNNNNNNNNNNNNNNNNNNNNNNNNNNNNNNNNNNNNNNNNNNNNNNNNNNNNNNNNNNNNNNNNNNNNNNNNNNNNNNNNNNNNNNNNNNNNNNNNNNNNNNNNNNNNNNNNNNNNNNNNNNNNNNNNNNNNNNNNNNNNNNNNNNNNNNNNNNNNNNNNNNNNNNNNNNNNNNNNNNNNNNNNNNNNNNNNNNNNNNNNNNNNNNNNNNNNNNNNNNNNNNNNNNNNNNNNNNNNNNNNNNNNNNNNNNNNNNNNNNNNNNNNNNNNNNNNNNNNNNNNNNNNNNNNNNNNNNNNNNNNNNNNNNNNNNNNNNNNNNNNNNNNNNNNNNNNNNNNNNNNNNNNNNNNNNNNNNNNNNNNNNNNNNNNNNNNNNNNNNNNNNNNNNNNNNNNNNNNNNNNNNNNNNNNNNNNNNNNNNNNNNNNNNNNNNNNNNNNNNNNNNNNNNNNNNNNNNNNNNNNNNNNNNNNNNNNNNNNNNNNNNNNNNNNNNNNNNNNNNNNNNNNNNNNNNNNNNNNNNNNNNNNNNNNNNNNNNNNNNNNNNNNNNNNNNNNNNNNNNNNNNNNNNNNNNNNNNNNNNNNNNNNNNNNNNNNNNNNNNNNNNNNNNNNNNNNNNNNNNNNNNNNNNNNNNNNNNNNNNNNNNNNNNNNNNNNNNNNNNNNNNNNNNNNNNNNNNNNNNNNNNNNNNNNNNNNNNNNNNNNNNNNNNNNNNNNNNNNNNNNNNNNNNNNNNNNNNNNNNNNNNNNNNNNN of Salvelinus sp. IW2-2015 unplaced genomic scaffold, ASM291031v2 Un_scaffold7384, whole genome shotgun sequence contains these proteins:
- the LOC112079254 gene encoding uncharacterized protein, translated to MISLCLIFPLLVEMVHGVVRTESSSISQKNGLMSANVGDTVVLXCFNKGDMGVMFSWYKQTFENIPQLISTIYKLDKNATFYQEFKNNPRFSVEGGQGKNNLMIAAVELSDSGTYYCGSSYGNNLEFGKGVILIIKGSDCRTMTILQQPVSESIQPGDSVTLNCIIHTETCAGEHSVYWFRHGSGESRPGIIYTHGDRSDQCEKSPEAGSPTQSCVYNLRKRNLSLSDAGTYYCAVASCGEILFGNGTKLDVEDCGVDPQMRILVLLSIIRTGXLLCCLIIFIIIYITRK